The following coding sequences are from one Bufo bufo chromosome 2, aBufBuf1.1, whole genome shotgun sequence window:
- the LOC120991270 gene encoding oocyte zinc finger protein XlCOF6.1-like, translating to MMEEHQPLVSQVGSRRRNPPERYPRLLYSQNSPEENVPENPQMRNQGEDMTDIKVEDEEEKMMGDPPCKSEVEEDIPGDVTTEDPNKNSEDVMLSLNYNVEGKDITPRPSGGNLITLNLYPGLHSKDLSYNPSNYEEPSPDQSKMITSAGQKGGKCFHRGKEFTKSSGLSTHKMTRTGRKPFSCSECGKCFTDESHLATHEKSHTGEKPYSCPECGKCFTDKSSLVRHEKIHKGEKPYSCSECGKCFTQKSYLVTHQRSHTGEKPYSCSECGKCFADKSHLVTHQRSHTGVKPYSCSECRKCFAQKSTLVIHERSHTGEKPYSCSECGKCFADKTHLVTHERIHTGQKPYSCSECGKCFTRKSHLVLHKRSHTGEKPYSCSECRKCFTTKSYLVTHERSHKGEKPYSCSECGKCFTRKSHLVLHERSHKGEKPCSC from the exons ttGGATCCCGtaggagaaatccaccagagagatatCCCCGTCTTCTGTATTCCCAGAACTCTCCAGAGGAGAATGTCCCAGAGAATCCTCAG ATGAGAAATCAGGGAGAAGAtatgactgatattaaagtggaggatgaagaagagaagatgatgggcgatcccccgtgtaagagtgaggtggaggaggacattccaggagatgtcaccacag AGGATCCCAATAAGAATTCTGAGGATGTCATGTTATCACTAAATTATAATGTAGAAGGTAAAGATATCACGCCACGCCCTTCAGGAGGAAATCTCATTACTCTTAATTTATATCCAGGACTTCACAGCAAAGATCTGTCATATAATCCCTCTAATtatgaggaaccttctcctgaccaatcaaAAATGATCACAAGTGCAGGCCAGAAAGGGGGTAAATGTTTTCATCGTGGTAAAGAGTTCACAAAAAGTTCAGGTCTTTCTACACACAAAATGACTCGCACAGGGAGGAAGCCAttctcctgttcagaatgtggtaagtGCTTTACAGATGAATCCCATCTTGCTACACATGagaaaagtcacacaggggagaaaccatattcatgtccagaatgtgggaaatgttttacagataaatcaagtcttgttagacatgagaaaattcacaaaggagagaagccatattcatgttcagaatgtgggaaatgttttacacagaaatcatatcttgttacacatcagagaagtcacacaggagagaagccgtattcatgttcagaatgtgggaaatgttttgcagataaatcacatcttgttacacatcagagaagtcacacaggagtgaaaccgtattcatgttcagaatgtaggaaATGTTTTGCCCAGAAATCAACTttagttatacatgagagaagtcacacaggggagaaaccatattcatgttcagaatgtgggaaatgttttgcagataaaacacatcttgttacacatgagagaattcacacaggacagaagccgtattcatgttcagaatgtggaaaatgtttcacacgaaaatcacatcttgttttacacaagagaagtcacacaggagagaagccatattcatgttcagaatgtaggaaatgttttacaacaaaatcatatcttgttacacACGAGAGAAGTCAcaaaggagagaagccatattcatgttcagaatgtggaaaatgtttcacaCGAAAATCACATCTTGTTTTACACGAGAGAAGTCACAAAGGAGAGAAGCCATGTT catgt